The following proteins are co-located in the Acidicapsa acidisoli genome:
- a CDS encoding efflux RND transporter permease subunit, whose translation MSKFFINRPIVAIVIAILMVIVGAVTVASLPVAQFPNIAPPEVRLQATYTGADALALEQSVDTPIEEQINGVDNMTYMYSLNATANQQTTIFVDFDLKTDPNTDQLLTQSREQLAVGQLPPEVNAYGISIKKSTTSPLMLIAVSSPHGTYDATFLANYANINLNDPVARLYGVGQTQVFGAGQYAMRLWVKPDQLAKLGITVTDIANAIQTQNTVNPAGQVGGEPAPAGQQFTYAVLAQGRLTSPEQFGNVVVRETPDGGIVRVKDIARVELGAQAYNEVGRLNGKPAAVLAVYQLPGSNAVQTAAGVRRLMAQMKEHFPQDMDYAISLDQTKAVTEGMKEIVETLLIAIVLVILVVFVFLQDWRATLIPMVAVPVSLVGTFLLYPAFGFSLNTLSMFGLVLAVGLVVDDAIVIVEGVQRHIEEGLAPKDAARKAMDELTGPVVGIALVLSAVFVPTAFIPGITGRLYQQFAVTIAISVILSAFNALTLSPALASLMLRRKQESHRLLQRFFDGFNRIFERATHSYVRLSGVLIRKGVLVMVLLAGFGLAAFLFGSRLPSSFLPDEDQGYFFINMQLPNAASLERTGEAARQVEKILAETPGVQYTTSVIGFSLLSFVQTSYNGFFFITLKPWSARETRAEQFQEIKARVNQQLSKLPQGTVFSFSPPAIPGVGTAGGFQFVLEDRAGRDVQFLADNLQKFMTAARKRPEIGSLNTTFIPSAPQQFVQVDREKVLKQGVAISDVYQAIQAFMGGLFINYYNNFGRTWQVYVEAEAPYRADLTNIGQFYVRNNTGEMVPLTALTRFESRSGPEFTMRYNEYRSAQINGSAAPGYSSDQATAAMEDVFKQTMPAGEMGFDYMGMSYQEQQAREGVPASVIFGFSLLFVFLILAALYESWSLPFSVLLSTPVAVFGAFAVLWLRRVVLSAFYPAYMVQIETDVYSQIGLVMLIGLAAKNAILIVEFAKEQYEQQGKPLADAALEGARLRLRPILMTSFAFILGCVPLWIATGAGSVARQIMGTAVIGGMLAASAIGIFLIPAIFYLVEKWSGAGEDHVPAPVPASPEPSAGD comes from the coding sequence ATGTCAAAATTCTTCATCAACCGTCCGATCGTGGCGATCGTGATCGCGATTCTTATGGTGATAGTCGGCGCGGTCACCGTTGCGAGCCTGCCGGTGGCGCAGTTTCCTAACATCGCCCCGCCGGAGGTCCGATTGCAGGCCACGTACACCGGTGCAGACGCGCTGGCTCTCGAGCAATCCGTGGACACGCCGATCGAGGAGCAGATCAACGGCGTGGACAACATGACTTACATGTATTCGTTGAACGCCACGGCCAATCAGCAGACGACCATCTTTGTTGATTTTGATCTCAAAACGGACCCGAACACAGACCAGCTTCTCACCCAGTCACGCGAGCAACTAGCCGTCGGTCAGCTTCCACCCGAAGTTAACGCCTACGGTATATCCATCAAAAAGTCCACGACCTCGCCGCTTATGCTGATCGCCGTATCTTCGCCGCACGGCACGTACGATGCGACGTTCCTGGCCAACTATGCCAACATCAACCTCAATGATCCGGTCGCACGGTTGTATGGTGTCGGACAGACGCAGGTCTTCGGCGCGGGGCAGTATGCCATGAGGCTTTGGGTAAAGCCCGACCAATTGGCGAAACTGGGAATCACCGTCACGGACATCGCCAACGCCATCCAGACACAGAACACAGTGAATCCGGCTGGTCAGGTGGGCGGCGAGCCGGCGCCCGCCGGTCAACAATTCACGTACGCCGTACTCGCTCAAGGGCGGTTGACGTCCCCGGAACAATTTGGAAACGTCGTCGTCCGTGAAACTCCGGATGGCGGAATCGTCCGAGTGAAAGACATCGCCCGGGTCGAACTGGGCGCGCAGGCTTATAACGAAGTTGGCCGCTTGAATGGTAAGCCCGCCGCGGTACTCGCCGTTTACCAGTTGCCCGGCTCCAATGCGGTCCAAACCGCCGCCGGCGTCCGAAGGCTGATGGCCCAGATGAAGGAGCACTTCCCGCAGGACATGGATTACGCCATATCGCTTGATCAGACAAAAGCGGTTACAGAAGGCATGAAGGAGATTGTCGAAACTCTTTTGATCGCCATCGTGCTGGTCATCCTTGTCGTCTTCGTATTCCTGCAAGACTGGCGCGCTACGCTGATCCCCATGGTGGCCGTACCCGTCTCGCTGGTGGGAACATTTTTGCTCTACCCGGCCTTCGGCTTCTCCCTCAATACTCTTTCCATGTTCGGGTTAGTGCTGGCCGTCGGACTGGTGGTGGACGATGCCATTGTCATCGTCGAAGGCGTACAACGCCACATCGAGGAGGGTCTTGCTCCCAAGGATGCAGCGCGAAAAGCAATGGACGAACTCACGGGCCCGGTCGTCGGAATCGCCCTGGTGCTGTCTGCAGTATTCGTACCCACCGCCTTTATCCCCGGCATCACGGGGCGACTCTACCAGCAATTCGCCGTGACCATCGCGATCTCTGTAATCCTCTCTGCGTTTAACGCGCTCACGCTAAGCCCCGCGCTGGCCTCACTGATGCTCCGGCGAAAGCAGGAGAGCCATAGGCTGCTGCAAAGGTTCTTTGACGGGTTCAATCGCATCTTCGAACGCGCCACGCACAGCTACGTCCGGCTGTCCGGCGTGCTTATCCGAAAAGGCGTCCTGGTGATGGTGTTGCTTGCGGGCTTTGGGCTTGCCGCATTTCTCTTTGGCAGCCGGCTACCATCCAGCTTCCTGCCAGATGAAGACCAGGGCTATTTCTTCATCAACATGCAGCTTCCGAATGCAGCTTCGCTGGAGCGTACCGGCGAGGCGGCGAGACAGGTCGAGAAGATCCTCGCCGAGACCCCAGGCGTCCAATACACGACCAGTGTTATTGGCTTCAGCTTGCTAAGCTTTGTCCAGACAAGTTACAACGGTTTCTTTTTCATCACTCTGAAGCCATGGAGTGCCCGCGAAACCAGAGCGGAACAATTTCAGGAAATCAAGGCCCGCGTGAACCAGCAGTTGAGCAAGCTTCCGCAGGGGACCGTTTTCAGCTTCTCGCCACCAGCCATCCCCGGAGTCGGCACTGCTGGCGGATTTCAGTTCGTGCTGGAAGATCGTGCCGGACGGGACGTCCAGTTTCTTGCAGACAATCTGCAGAAGTTCATGACAGCGGCTCGCAAGCGCCCCGAAATTGGCTCGCTCAACACGACGTTCATACCGAGCGCGCCGCAACAATTCGTGCAGGTGGATCGGGAAAAGGTTCTGAAGCAGGGTGTGGCGATCAGCGATGTTTACCAGGCCATTCAGGCTTTCATGGGCGGGCTGTTCATCAACTACTACAACAATTTCGGTCGTACCTGGCAGGTGTATGTGGAAGCGGAAGCGCCTTACCGCGCGGATCTGACCAACATAGGCCAGTTCTACGTACGCAACAATACAGGGGAAATGGTGCCGCTCACTGCACTGACGAGGTTTGAGTCTCGTTCCGGCCCGGAGTTCACGATGCGCTACAACGAGTATCGCTCAGCCCAAATCAACGGCAGCGCTGCGCCGGGCTATAGCTCCGATCAGGCGACAGCGGCGATGGAGGACGTATTCAAGCAGACGATGCCTGCCGGCGAAATGGGCTTTGATTATATGGGCATGTCTTATCAAGAGCAGCAGGCACGGGAAGGTGTTCCGGCCTCGGTCATCTTCGGCTTCTCGCTTTTGTTTGTGTTTCTGATCCTCGCAGCCCTGTACGAAAGCTGGTCATTACCTTTCAGCGTGTTGTTGAGTACGCCGGTCGCGGTATTCGGTGCCTTTGCGGTGTTGTGGCTGCGCCGGGTCGTGCTCAGTGCCTTCTATCCGGCCTACATGGTCCAGATCGAAACCGATGTGTACTCGCAAATTGGGTTGGTGATGCTCATCGGCCTGGCGGCCAAGAACGCAATTCTGATCGTCGAGTTCGCCAAGGAACAATATGAACAACAGGGTAAGCCCCTGGCGGATGCAGCGCTGGAAGGCGCCCGTCTTCGCCTGCGGCCGATCTTAATGACCTCGTTCGCGTTCATTCTCGGGTGCGTGCCGCTATGGATTGCGACCGGGGCCGGCTCGGTGGCTCGCCAAATTATGGGGACTGCTGTGATCGGCGGCATGCTCGCCGCGAGCGCGATCGGAATTTTTCTTATCCCAGCGATCTTTTATCTCGTCGAGAAATGGTCGGGTGCTGGCGAGGACCACGTCCCTGCTCCAGTGCCGGCCTCACCAGAGCCATCGGCGGGAGACTGA
- a CDS encoding DoxX family membrane protein, with translation MSIGLLLLRLAVGLTLAAHGTQKLFGWFGGPGLSATGGPSESAGVVQDGKAARIASRVRF, from the coding sequence ATGAGTATTGGGCTTCTGCTTCTGAGACTGGCTGTGGGGCTCACTCTGGCAGCGCACGGCACACAAAAACTGTTTGGATGGTTCGGGGGACCAGGGCTTAGCGCCACGGGAGGACCTTCCGAGTCTGCCGGAGTTGTTCAGGATGGGAAAGCAGCCCGAATCGCGTCCCGTGTGCGCTTCTAG
- a CDS encoding efflux RND transporter periplasmic adaptor subunit, with amino-acid sequence MSTLSKRWLVTGGTLCLIVVIALIVVAIPSKHVSSVATGAPPDVMVAPVEQKDVTPYSEWIGTLDGFENAAVKAQVTGYLRRQAYQEGALVQKGQLLFEIDPRPFQAALDQAEGQLAQATAQLANAEAVQVRTRLDVERYTPLAKEQAASQQDLDNATQNNLAAIATVQTAKAQIKTAAAAVETAKVNLGFTRLLAPISGIAGQAQLQVGALVDASSPPVTTVSTVEPIKVFFTVSEPEYLEFNRQYPSVASRMAQRRQMPLTLILADGTTYPRAGEIYFADREVNQSTGAIRIAGLFPNPGNILRPGGYGKVRAATRIQKDALLIPQRAVTELQGSYQVALLDSENKVSIQPVEVGERFGSLWIIQKGLKPGDRVVAEGIQHVRAGMQVNPKPFVDQAAEAKER; translated from the coding sequence ATGAGTACTCTTTCAAAACGTTGGCTCGTCACAGGAGGAACGCTTTGTTTGATTGTCGTCATCGCCCTGATCGTTGTGGCGATCCCCTCGAAACACGTATCCAGTGTCGCGACGGGAGCGCCTCCGGATGTGATGGTGGCGCCGGTCGAACAGAAGGATGTGACCCCCTATAGCGAATGGATCGGTACGTTGGACGGATTCGAGAATGCCGCCGTCAAGGCGCAAGTCACAGGTTACTTGCGCCGGCAAGCCTACCAAGAAGGCGCGTTGGTCCAGAAGGGTCAACTCCTGTTCGAGATCGATCCGCGACCCTTTCAGGCGGCTCTCGACCAAGCCGAAGGACAGCTAGCACAGGCCACCGCGCAGCTTGCTAACGCCGAAGCTGTTCAAGTCCGCACCCGGCTCGATGTGGAGCGGTACACTCCGCTGGCGAAGGAGCAGGCAGCGAGCCAGCAGGATCTCGACAATGCCACTCAGAACAACCTTGCGGCGATAGCGACCGTGCAGACTGCCAAGGCTCAAATCAAAACAGCAGCGGCTGCGGTCGAAACGGCGAAGGTCAATCTCGGGTTTACTCGGCTTCTCGCCCCCATAAGTGGAATTGCCGGACAAGCCCAGCTTCAGGTCGGCGCCCTGGTTGACGCGAGCAGCCCACCGGTCACTACGGTCTCGACGGTTGAACCGATCAAGGTTTTTTTTACTGTGAGCGAGCCGGAATACCTTGAGTTCAACAGGCAATACCCGAGCGTAGCCAGCCGGATGGCGCAGAGGAGGCAGATGCCGCTCACGCTAATCTTGGCTGACGGTACAACCTATCCAAGGGCGGGGGAAATCTACTTCGCGGACCGCGAAGTGAATCAGAGCACTGGCGCGATCCGGATCGCAGGGCTGTTTCCCAATCCGGGGAATATTCTGCGTCCAGGCGGATACGGCAAAGTGCGTGCGGCGACGCGAATCCAAAAGGATGCCCTCCTAATTCCCCAACGTGCGGTTACAGAACTTCAAGGCAGCTATCAGGTAGCCCTCCTCGACAGCGAGAACAAAGTGAGCATTCAGCCGGTGGAGGTCGGTGAACGCTTTGGCTCCCTGTGGATCATTCAAAAAGGACTGAAACCCGGCGACCGTGTCGTAGCCGAGGGCATACAACATGTGCGCGCCGGTATGCAGGTGAATCCCAAGCCGTTCGTCGATCAGGCCGCCGAGGCGAAGGAGAGGTAG